One segment of Candidatus Micrarchaeum acidiphilum ARMAN-2 DNA contains the following:
- a CDS encoding pantetheine-phosphate adenylyltransferase — MATEKIGVYAGSFDPPTNGHLWMIKQSAKIFDKLIVAIGVNSEKSYTFTLDQRKAMIKEITKGMSNISVTSFKDTFLVDFAKGVRAGFIVRGIRDSKDFEYEKNIRSVNEDINRDVLTVFLMPPAKLSAVSSSLVKGLVGNSGWEKIVSGYVPGYVLGYLKKEFAFSKRGGYPTGIDND, encoded by the coding sequence ATGGCAACTGAAAAGATAGGGGTATATGCGGGAAGCTTTGACCCGCCTACAAATGGGCACCTCTGGATGATAAAGCAAAGCGCCAAGATATTTGACAAACTTATTGTAGCTATAGGCGTAAATTCGGAAAAGAGCTATACTTTTACTTTAGACCAAAGAAAGGCGATGATAAAGGAGATTACAAAGGGGATGAGCAACATATCTGTAACAAGTTTCAAAGATACTTTCTTGGTCGATTTTGCGAAGGGTGTTAGAGCCGGATTTATAGTCCGTGGCATCCGTGACTCAAAGGACTTCGAATATGAGAAGAACATAAGGAGCGTTAACGAAGACATAAATAGGGATGTCTTGACCGTTTTTCTGATGCCGCCTGCAAAGCTTAGCGCAGTAAGCTCAAGCCTTGTAAAGGGACTAGTTGGAAACAGCGGCTGGGAGAAAATAGTGTCAGGATATGTGCCCGGATACGTGCTAGGATACTTAAAGAAAGAGTTTGCATTCAGCAAGAGGGGAGGGTACCCCACAGGGATAGACAACGATTGA
- a CDS encoding Glycine hydroxymethyltransferase, producing the protein MALEEIKEFDSELHDAMKQELSRQRKSIELIPSENFASARVLAASGSVLTNKYSEGYPGKRYYGGNEFIDKVERLAIERAKALFGVPHANVQPYSGSPANFAIYFSICNPGDTIMGQNLTDGGHLTHGWKTSMSGQIFKSVPYHVTQAGYIDIEEARSLAEANRPRLIWIGASAYPRALPFKEFSEIADSVGAYLVADISHIAGLVVAGMHESPAKYVHIIMTTTQKTMRGPRGAIIMATKKGLEKDPELADKIDKTVFPGMQGGPHDHTTAAMAIAFKEAMSQEFKDYAKQMLLNSKALAEAMKKRGFKLVTDGTDNHMVLVDLTNYGKGFGVFAQDALDSIGITVNKNTIPKDPSSPFYPSGIRMGTPAVTTRGMKEAQMSEIAELISMCISEVKDSKLPENKDERQEYLKSFKKSLEENKALENLREKVMALCERFPLYPGLEY; encoded by the coding sequence TTGGCACTAGAAGAGATAAAGGAATTTGATTCTGAGCTGCACGATGCAATGAAGCAAGAGCTTTCAAGGCAAAGGAAATCAATAGAGCTAATACCTTCGGAGAACTTTGCAAGCGCGAGGGTGCTCGCAGCTTCGGGCTCGGTGCTGACAAACAAATACTCGGAAGGATATCCTGGAAAGCGCTACTATGGAGGCAACGAATTCATAGACAAGGTAGAGAGGCTCGCAATAGAAAGGGCCAAGGCACTTTTTGGAGTTCCACATGCGAATGTACAGCCTTACTCCGGATCTCCTGCAAACTTCGCAATTTATTTCTCAATATGCAATCCGGGAGACACGATAATGGGTCAGAATCTTACAGACGGAGGCCATCTTACCCACGGCTGGAAGACCAGCATGAGCGGCCAGATATTCAAAAGCGTACCCTACCACGTTACCCAAGCAGGCTACATTGACATAGAGGAAGCAAGAAGCCTGGCCGAAGCCAACCGGCCAAGGCTCATATGGATAGGCGCCTCCGCTTATCCAAGGGCCCTGCCCTTTAAGGAATTCTCAGAAATAGCAGATTCGGTCGGAGCTTACCTTGTCGCAGACATATCCCACATAGCAGGTCTTGTGGTGGCAGGCATGCACGAGAGCCCTGCAAAATATGTGCACATAATAATGACGACAACCCAAAAGACCATGCGCGGTCCGCGTGGAGCCATTATAATGGCAACAAAAAAAGGGTTGGAAAAAGATCCAGAGCTGGCAGACAAAATAGACAAAACAGTATTTCCAGGCATGCAGGGGGGGCCGCACGACCACACCACTGCAGCCATGGCGATCGCATTCAAGGAAGCAATGTCGCAGGAGTTCAAAGATTATGCTAAGCAGATGCTGCTCAATTCAAAGGCCCTTGCAGAGGCAATGAAAAAGCGCGGGTTCAAGCTTGTAACCGATGGCACCGACAACCACATGGTTCTGGTGGACCTGACCAATTACGGAAAGGGTTTCGGGGTATTTGCCCAGGACGCACTTGACAGCATAGGCATAACAGTCAACAAGAATACAATACCTAAGGACCCCTCATCACCCTTTTATCCGAGTGGAATACGCATGGGCACTCCTGCAGTAACAACAAGGGGCATGAAGGAGGCCCAGATGTCAGAGATAGCAGAGCTGATAAGCATGTGCATAAGCGAGGTAAAAGACTCTAAACTGCCAGAAAATAAGGATGAGCGGCAAGAATACCTGAAAAGCTTCAAGAAGAGTCTGGAAGAAAACAAAGCGCTTGAAAACTTAAGGGAAAAGGTGATGGCACTTTGCGAAAGGTTTCCACTCTATCCTGGGCTAGAATACTGA